Proteins encoded together in one Pirellulales bacterium window:
- a CDS encoding HNH endonuclease signature motif containing protein, with protein sequence MEPALRNLVSQRADDRCEYCGLPQGAAPFVPFHVEHIIAQQHGGGDELDNLAWSCHRCNAYKGPNLASLDPQTGALVRLFHPRRDRWLEHFRIEGTTIIGLTPSGRATIRLLRFNDTHRLELRERLLREQRPD encoded by the coding sequence ATGGAACCGGCACTCCGTAACCTCGTGAGCCAGCGAGCAGATGACCGCTGTGAATACTGCGGTCTGCCTCAAGGCGCCGCGCCATTCGTGCCGTTTCACGTTGAGCACATCATCGCTCAGCAGCACGGCGGCGGCGACGAACTCGACAACCTGGCTTGGTCATGTCATCGCTGCAACGCCTACAAAGGGCCGAACCTTGCGAGCCTCGATCCGCAGACCGGCGCCCTGGTGCGCCTGTTTCACCCGCGCCGCGATCGCTGGCTTGAACATTTTCGCATCGAAGGCACAACGATCATCGGCCTCACGCCATCGGGCCGTGCTACGATCCGGCTCTTACGCTTTAATGATACGCATCGCCTTGAACTACGCGAGCGATTGCTACGGGAGCAGCGACCGGATTGA